One genomic window of Bradyrhizobium sp. CCGE-LA001 includes the following:
- the eutC gene encoding ethanolamine ammonia-lyase subunit EutC — protein sequence MSDPAPLRRPILDLRAFTPARVALGRSGASLPTRALLDFTLDHARARDAVHAAFDAPGLIVELAGLGLVVTEARSRAVDRGDYLRRPDLGRQLDAESVDALTRVASAPCQLAVVIGDGLSAAAVHAHAVALLTRLMPLLAADDGVAIGQIVVASGARVALADEIGAVLHARMALMLIGERPGLSAPDSLGAYLTFAPQPGRTDAERNCVSNIHHAGLSYDEAAFKIAWLIREGLARQTTGVALKDESADRAPRRIGTSSRE from the coding sequence ATGTCTGATCCGGCTCCGCTGCGCCGCCCCATCCTCGACCTGCGGGCGTTCACGCCGGCGCGCGTTGCGCTGGGCCGCAGCGGGGCGAGCTTGCCGACCCGTGCGCTGCTCGACTTCACGCTGGATCATGCCCGCGCCCGCGACGCCGTGCATGCCGCCTTCGATGCGCCGGGCCTGATCGTCGAGCTCGCCGGGCTTGGCCTCGTCGTCACCGAGGCGAGAAGCAGGGCGGTCGACCGCGGGGACTATCTGCGGCGGCCGGATCTGGGACGGCAGCTCGATGCCGAATCGGTCGACGCGCTGACTCGGGTCGCTTCGGCGCCGTGCCAACTCGCGGTCGTGATCGGCGACGGCCTGTCGGCTGCCGCGGTCCATGCCCATGCGGTGGCGCTGCTGACGCGCCTGATGCCGCTGCTCGCAGCCGACGATGGTGTCGCGATCGGCCAGATCGTCGTCGCCTCGGGCGCGCGCGTCGCGCTCGCCGACGAGATCGGCGCGGTTCTCCATGCGCGCATGGCTCTGATGCTGATCGGCGAGCGGCCGGGCCTGTCGGCGCCGGACAGTCTCGGCGCCTATCTGACCTTTGCGCCACAGCCGGGCCGCACCGATGCCGAGCGCAATTGCGTGTCGAACATCCACCATGCTGGGTTGAGCTATGACGAGGCGGCCTTCAAGATCGCCTGGCTGATCCGTGAGGGCCTCGCGCGGCAGACGACCGGCGTGGCGCTGAAGGACGAGAGCGCGGACCGTGCACCGCGTCGAATTGGCACATCTTCACGGGAATGA